In Sphaeramia orbicularis chromosome 1, fSphaOr1.1, whole genome shotgun sequence, a genomic segment contains:
- the LOC115410407 gene encoding histone H1-like, with protein sequence MAEVAPAPADVAPAPTKPKAAKVKTKPQKRVSKPGTGGESVSARIVKAVAASNQRTGLSLAALKKMLAAGGYDVDKNRARIKIAIKKLLENGTLVHTKGTGASGSFKLSKKADTGAKKSAKKSAPAAKKKKKNPSKKPPAAKKPKAAKGEKKTSTTPKKQKQAKKSASPRKNTKAPKAKAVKPPAAKKAPAQKAAKPKPVARKQVPKKPAAKKAAAKKTAAKK encoded by the coding sequence ATGGCAGAAGTTGCTCCAGCTCCAGCGGACGTGGCCCCGGCCCCGACCAAGCCCAAGGCCGCCAAGGTGAAGACCAAGCCCCAGAAAAGGGTCTCCAAGCCGGGGACAGGCGGAGAAAGCGTCAGTGCACGCATAGTTAAAGCTGTGGCTGCCTCCAACCAGCGGACCGGTCTGTCCTTGGCCGCCCTGAAAAAGATGCTGGCCGCCGGTGGGTACGATGTGGACAAGAACAGAGCCCGGATCAAGATCGCCATCAAGAAGTTGTTGGAAAACGGGACCCTGGTTCACACCAAGGGAACCGGGGCGTCCGGCTCCTTCAAACTGAGTAAGAAGGCTGACACCGGTGCCAAGAAGTCCGCAAAGAAGTCCGCACCTGcagccaagaagaagaagaagaaccctTCAAAGAAACCCCCAGCAGCAAAGAAGCCAAAGGCAGCCAAGGGAGAGAAGAAGACCTCCACCACCCCGAAGAAGCAGAAACAGGCCAAGAAGTCCGCATCTCCCAGGAAGAACACCAAAGCCCCTAAGGCCAAGGCAGTGAAGCCCCCTGCAGCCAAGAAAGCCCCTGCACAGAAGGCGGCCAAGCCCAAACCGGTGGCCAGGAAGCAGGTACCCAAGAAGCCAGCAGCTAAGAAGGCAGCAGCCAAGAAGACGGCAGCAAAGAAATGA